A section of the Fusarium falciforme chromosome 8, complete sequence genome encodes:
- a CDS encoding CTP synthase, with protein sequence MKYVLVSGGVISGIGKGIIASSSGLLLKTLGLKVTAVKIDPYLNIDAGDQGTMSPKEHGECFVLNDGGESDLDLGNYERYLGLNLTKESNITTGKIYNFVLSEERKGTYLGKTVQVVPHVVNAIQDSIERVARIPVDDSGDEPDVCIVELGGTVGDIESMPFVEALTQFRQRAGKGNFVNIHVSYVPVIHGEEKTKPTQHSIRGARQAGLLPDLIACRCERPPHEATVAKIASSCHVDIEQVIAVRDMETVYQVPHLLMTEGLLQQLKTGLQLDKLTIPPALVEKGAQLWEVWQKTVNPRQHVDRVEIALVGKYVETHDTYLSVTKALEHSAMRCQKALHIKWVDSEHLEESTQDADPTKYHKAWHEVCTADGILIPGGFGSRATEGMIKAASWARTRKIPMLGICLGMQVAVIEAARKLCNLKDAASEEFTANAEHPVIIFMPEGSKTEKGGTMRLGSRATHFQSGSEWSKLRALYGNASVVHERHRHRYEVNPDYVEQLEGAGLHFIGKDDTGNRMEVVELKDHPWFVGVQYHPEYQSKVLKASPPVLGFVAASSGCLEQITKEILLEYQNGVGEGVQF encoded by the exons ATGAAGTACGTTCTAGTTTCTGGAG GTGTCATCTCCGGCATTGGCAAGGGCATCATTG cctcctcctcgggccttcttctcaagacCCTGGGCCTCAAGGTCACGGCCGTGAAGATAGATCCTTATTTGAATATTGATGCCGGCGA TCAAGGCACCATGAGTCCCAAGGAGCATGGTGAATGCTTCGTCCTCAAC GACGGTGGTGAGAGTGATCTTGACCTGGGCAACTATGAAAG ATACCTGGGCCTTAATCTCACAAAGGAG AGCAACATTACCACTGGAAAGATTTACAA CTTCGTGCTATCAGAAGAGCGAAAAG GCACCTATCTCGGAAAGACCGTCCAGGTCGTGCCCCATGTCGTAAACGCTATCCAAGACTCTATCGAGCGTGTTGCCAGAATCCCCGTCGACGACTCGGGAGATGAGCCTGATGTGTGTATCG TTGAGCTG GGAGGTACCGTCGGTGATATCGAGAGCATGCCCTTCGTTGAGGCGTTGACCCAGTTCCGTCAACGAGCTGGCAAGGGCAACTTTGTCAACATCCACGTTTCCTACGTTCCCGTCATTCACggagaggagaagaccaAGCCTACGCAGCACTCTATTCGTGGAGCCCGTCAAGC GGGTCTTTTGCCAGACTTG ATTGCGTGCCGATGTGAACGACCTCCCCATGAGGCTACCGTTGCCAAGATCGCCAGCAGCTGCCACGTCGATATTGAGCAGGTTATTGCCGTGCGGGATATGGAGACCGTCTACCAAGTTCCCCATCTGCTCATGACCGAGGGCCTGCTTCAGCAGCTTAAGACGGGCCTACAGCTGGACAAGCTGACTATCCCCCCTGCCCTCGTCGAGAAGGGTGCCCAGCTTTGGGAGGTGTGGCAGAAGACGGTCAACCCCCGACAGCACGTCGACCGGGTTGAGATTGCTCTGGTTGGCAAGTACGTCGAGACGCACGACACTTACCTCTCGGTTACCAAGGCTCTGGAGCACTCTGCTATGCGATGCCAGAAGGCTCTTCACATCAAGTGGGTGGACTCTGAGCACCTCGAGGAGTCGACGCAGGACGCCGACCCCACAAAGTACCACAAGGCCTGGCACGAGGTCTGCACCGCCGACGGCATCCTGATCCCTGGAGGTTTCGGTTCCCGTGCCACCGAGGGCATGATCAAGGCGGCGAGCTGGGCTCGCACGAGAAAGATTCCCATGCTGGGTATCTGCCTGGGTATGCAGGTTGCCGTCATCGAGGCGGCCCGCAAGCTCTGCAACCTCAAGGATGCTGCTTCGGAGGAGTTTACCGCCAACGCTGAGCACcccgtcatcatcttcatgccCGAGGGTAGCAAGACTGAGAAGGGCGGCACCATGAGACTT GGATCTCGAGCCACTCACTTCCAGTCCGGCAGCGAATGGAGCAAGCTCCGAGCCCTGTACGGCAACGCAAGCGTTGTCCACGAGCGCCACCGACACCGCTACGAGGTGAACCCCGACTACGTCGAGCAGCTGGAGGGCGCAGGCCTGCACTTCATCGGCAAGGACGACACGGGCAACCGCATGGAAGTcgtcgagctcaaggaccaCCCCTGGTTCGTGGGCGTCCAGTACCACCCGGAGTACCAGAGCAAGGTCCTCAAGGCTTCTCCCCCCGTCCTGGGCTTCGTCGCTGCCAGCTCGGGTTGCCTCGAGCAGATCACCAAGGAGATTCTCCTGGAGTACCAGAACGGCGTCGGTGAGGGAGTGCAGTTTTAA